One window of the Sulfitobacter alexandrii genome contains the following:
- a CDS encoding NAD(P)/FAD-dependent oxidoreductase: protein MKTAVIGAGMAGLSCARLLQRAGRDVTVFDKGRGLGGRMATRRAGDGLQFDHGAQYVTAKDDGFAELLARAQAAGQAGTWPRGGPQDGKTRYVGVPGMTGLAKFMAEGLDIRRGHAVTAMRDTGHGAEIEIDGQRLAFDRVVCTAPVPQIIALLGQDHPLVPAPSRITYDPCLTLMVALDRPFPDLPDHHRAPEADLAWIAQDGGKPERPEGNCWVAQASPEWSRRHLELEKDHIVEAMLPLFLDRLRIDPARVIHRAAHRWRYARVTAPLGRPFLASDNNTLYLGGDGFIGPRVEAAYLSGCAIAREMLDTA from the coding sequence ATGAAGACAGCGGTTATCGGCGCGGGCATGGCAGGGCTATCCTGCGCCCGCCTGCTACAACGGGCGGGCCGGGACGTCACCGTCTTCGACAAGGGGCGCGGCTTGGGCGGGCGCATGGCGACAAGACGGGCGGGCGACGGGCTGCAATTCGACCACGGCGCCCAGTATGTCACGGCGAAAGACGATGGCTTCGCCGAATTGCTGGCGCGGGCCCAGGCGGCCGGACAGGCCGGCACGTGGCCCCGCGGCGGGCCGCAGGACGGCAAGACCCGCTACGTCGGGGTGCCGGGCATGACAGGACTGGCCAAGTTCATGGCGGAAGGTCTGGACATCCGCCGTGGGCATGCCGTCACCGCCATGCGCGACACGGGCCATGGCGCGGAGATCGAGATCGACGGCCAGCGGCTCGCCTTTGACCGTGTCGTGTGCACCGCGCCCGTGCCGCAGATCATCGCCCTTCTGGGGCAGGATCATCCGCTTGTCCCCGCGCCGTCCCGGATCACCTACGATCCCTGCCTGACCCTGATGGTCGCGCTCGACCGCCCGTTTCCCGATCTGCCCGATCACCACCGCGCCCCGGAAGCAGACCTGGCGTGGATCGCGCAGGACGGCGGCAAGCCCGAGCGCCCGGAAGGGAACTGCTGGGTTGCGCAAGCCTCGCCGGAATGGAGCCGCAGGCACCTCGAACTGGAAAAGGACCACATCGTGGAAGCGATGCTGCCGCTGTTCCTCGACCGGCTGCGGATCGACCCCGCCCGCGTGATCCACCGCGCCGCCCACCGCTGGCGCTATGCCCGCGTGACCGCCCCGCTGGGCCGGCCCTTCCTCGCTTCCGACAACAACACGCTCTACCTCGGCGGCGATGGCTTCATCGGACCGCGCGTCGAAGCGGCGTATCTCAGCGGCTGCGCCATTGCACGGGAAATGCTGGACACCGCATAG
- a CDS encoding indolepyruvate ferredoxin oxidoreductase family protein, with product MTKQNENFSTYKLDDRYALPRGRVFMTGTQALVRIMLDQARRDSAAGLNTAGFVSGYRGSPLGGLDQEMWRNRDRLDKDRIKFLPAVNEDLAATAVLGAQQAHLDPHAEVEGVFSMWYGKGPGVDRSGDALKHGNAYGSAPKGGVLVVAGDDHGCVSSSMPHQSDVAFMSWFMPTLNPASVAEYQAFGEYGFALSRFTGTWVGFKAISETVESGASVDLAADRDFVQPDYTAPQGGLHVRLGDLPSPLIETRLRDKLAAVEAFVEANPVDRRIYDLPDASFGIVTTGKGHLDLMEALRLLGLTEDRCRALGIDIYKIGMVWPLARRDALAFVRSKREVLVIEEKRGIIESQFKEAFYDWPGSKPKRMVGKHDENLDELVPWTGELSPLKLVPIVAARLHTFFPDEGLAEKAKALTDTPPTLLNVPGATRTPYFCSGCPHNTSTKIPEGSSANSGIGCHVMASWMDRDTAGFAQMGGEGVPWIATSMFNGGKHVFQNLGEGTWYHSGSLAIRQAVAAKANITYKVLYNDAVAMTGGQPVDGPVSVGAIAQSARAEGVQRIAVVSDMPEKFIRSDFPGGTSFDHRRDLDTVQRELRDIPGVTVLIYEQMCATEKRRKRKRGTLEDPPKFVMINDLVCEGCGDCSLESNCLSVEPKKTEFGTKRQINLSTCNKDYSCLNGFCPSFVTIEGATRRRKSGAGFDVAEMATALPAPDLPRLDAPYDLLVTGVGGTGVVTVGALISMAAHLEGKGASVLDFTGFAQKFGTVLGYVRVANRPGDVHQVRIEEGSADAVIGCDMVVSSAPKASAHYRKGTRIVLNRAEMPTGDLVLNRDADLAIDTREAVIADVVGKDNIAAFDANATAERLMGDAVFANVMMLGFAWQKGLVPVSLTALFQAIELNGVAPDRNKDAFAYGRVMAAAPDKLELPRAAEPDQTVQALIDRRMAFLTEYQDAAYARRYADTLARFAQAGASDDMQRAAAKSLFKLMAYKDEYEVARLHSQTGFADRIAEEFEGDYKVRYHLAPPMWPTGRDTRGRPFKKTFGPWMGSVFGVLAHMKGLRGSWADVFSYGADRRMEVALIGWYEDVLDRIAQSDLPQEDKLDLLAAPMEIRGYGPVKEKAADRVRDMVGTRLAG from the coding sequence ATGACCAAGCAGAATGAGAATTTTTCCACGTACAAACTGGATGACCGCTATGCGCTGCCGCGCGGCCGTGTCTTCATGACGGGAACGCAGGCGCTGGTGCGCATCATGCTGGATCAGGCCCGGCGGGACAGCGCCGCGGGCCTGAACACCGCCGGCTTCGTGTCGGGGTACCGCGGGTCTCCGCTTGGCGGGCTGGATCAGGAGATGTGGCGCAACAGGGATCGGCTGGACAAGGACCGGATCAAGTTCCTTCCCGCCGTGAACGAGGATCTGGCGGCCACGGCCGTGCTGGGTGCCCAGCAGGCCCATCTGGACCCCCACGCCGAGGTGGAGGGGGTGTTTTCCATGTGGTACGGCAAGGGGCCGGGTGTGGACCGGTCCGGCGATGCGCTGAAACACGGCAATGCCTACGGTTCCGCGCCCAAGGGGGGAGTGCTGGTGGTCGCGGGCGACGACCACGGCTGCGTCTCTTCTTCCATGCCGCATCAATCCGACGTGGCCTTCATGTCGTGGTTCATGCCGACGCTCAATCCCGCCAGTGTCGCCGAATACCAGGCGTTCGGCGAATACGGCTTTGCCCTGTCGCGCTTCACCGGGACGTGGGTGGGGTTCAAGGCCATCTCGGAAACCGTCGAATCCGGGGCTTCGGTGGATCTCGCCGCGGACCGCGACTTCGTCCAGCCGGACTATACCGCACCGCAGGGGGGCCTGCATGTCCGGCTGGGCGATCTGCCCTCCCCCCTGATCGAGACACGGCTTCGCGACAAGCTTGCCGCCGTCGAAGCCTTTGTCGAAGCGAACCCCGTCGACCGGCGCATCTACGACCTGCCCGACGCATCCTTCGGGATCGTGACGACCGGCAAGGGGCATCTCGACCTGATGGAAGCGCTCCGCCTTCTCGGGTTGACCGAGGACCGCTGCCGCGCGCTTGGCATCGACATCTACAAGATCGGCATGGTCTGGCCGCTGGCCCGCCGTGACGCGCTGGCCTTCGTCCGCTCCAAGCGGGAAGTTCTGGTGATCGAGGAAAAGCGCGGCATTATCGAAAGCCAGTTCAAGGAGGCGTTCTACGACTGGCCCGGCTCCAAGCCCAAGCGCATGGTCGGCAAGCACGACGAAAATCTCGACGAACTCGTGCCATGGACCGGCGAGCTGTCGCCGCTCAAGCTGGTGCCGATCGTCGCGGCCCGCCTGCACACGTTCTTTCCCGATGAAGGGCTGGCTGAAAAGGCAAAGGCGCTGACCGACACGCCGCCGACCCTGCTCAACGTGCCGGGGGCCACGCGCACGCCCTACTTCTGCTCCGGGTGCCCGCACAACACGTCGACCAAGATTCCCGAAGGTTCTTCCGCGAATTCGGGCATCGGCTGTCACGTCATGGCCTCGTGGATGGACCGCGACACCGCCGGGTTCGCCCAGATGGGCGGCGAAGGCGTGCCATGGATCGCCACCTCGATGTTCAATGGCGGCAAGCACGTGTTCCAGAACCTCGGTGAGGGGACATGGTACCACTCCGGGTCGCTGGCGATCCGTCAGGCCGTCGCCGCCAAGGCGAACATCACCTACAAGGTGCTCTACAACGACGCCGTCGCCATGACCGGGGGGCAACCGGTGGACGGCCCGGTCTCCGTCGGCGCCATCGCCCAGTCCGCCCGCGCCGAGGGGGTGCAGCGGATCGCGGTCGTCTCGGACATGCCCGAGAAGTTCATCCGCTCCGACTTCCCGGGCGGGACCAGCTTCGATCACCGTCGCGACCTCGATACCGTCCAGCGGGAGCTGCGCGACATTCCGGGCGTCACCGTGCTGATCTACGAACAGATGTGCGCGACCGAAAAACGCCGCAAGCGCAAGCGCGGCACGCTCGAAGACCCGCCGAAGTTCGTGATGATAAACGACCTCGTGTGCGAGGGCTGCGGAGATTGCAGCCTCGAATCCAACTGCCTCAGCGTGGAGCCGAAGAAGACCGAGTTCGGCACCAAGCGCCAGATCAACCTCAGCACCTGCAACAAGGACTACTCGTGCCTGAACGGGTTCTGCCCGTCCTTCGTGACCATCGAAGGGGCGACGCGCCGCCGCAAATCCGGCGCGGGCTTTGACGTGGCCGAAATGGCCACCGCCCTGCCCGCTCCCGACCTGCCGAGGCTCGACGCCCCCTATGACCTTCTTGTCACCGGCGTCGGCGGCACCGGGGTGGTGACCGTCGGCGCCCTGATCTCCATGGCCGCGCATCTCGAGGGCAAGGGCGCCTCCGTGCTCGATTTCACCGGCTTTGCGCAGAAGTTCGGCACCGTCCTCGGGTACGTCCGCGTGGCCAACCGCCCCGGCGACGTGCACCAGGTACGGATCGAGGAAGGCAGCGCCGACGCCGTGATCGGCTGCGACATGGTGGTGAGTTCGGCCCCCAAGGCCTCGGCCCACTATCGCAAGGGCACCCGCATCGTCCTGAACCGCGCGGAAATGCCGACCGGCGATCTCGTGCTGAACCGGGACGCGGACCTGGCGATCGACACCCGCGAGGCGGTCATCGCGGACGTGGTCGGCAAGGACAACATCGCGGCCTTCGACGCGAACGCGACGGCGGAACGCCTGATGGGCGACGCGGTGTTCGCGAACGTCATGATGCTGGGGTTCGCTTGGCAGAAAGGGCTTGTGCCGGTCTCTCTCACCGCGCTTTTCCAGGCGATCGAGCTGAATGGCGTGGCCCCCGACCGGAACAAGGATGCCTTTGCCTATGGCCGTGTCATGGCGGCAGCCCCGGACAAGCTGGAACTGCCGCGTGCGGCGGAACCGGATCAGACCGTGCAGGCCCTGATCGACCGGCGCATGGCCTTTCTGACGGAGTATCAGGATGCCGCCTATGCCCGTCGGTATGCCGACACGCTGGCGCGGTTCGCGCAGGCCGGCGCAAGCGATGACATGCAGCGCGCTGCCGCGAAATCGCTTTTCAAGCTGATGGCGTACAAGGACGAATACGAGGTCGCCCGCCTGCACAGCCAGACCGGGTTCGCGGACCGCATCGCCGAAGAGTTCGAGGGCGACTACAAGGTCAGGTACCACCTCGCGCCGCCGATGTGGCCCACCGGCAGGGATACGCGGGGGCGCCCTTTCAAGAAGACGTTCGGGCCATGGATGGGTTCCGTCTTTGGGGTGCTGGCCCACATGAAGGGCCTGCGGGGCAGCTGGGCCGATGTCTTCTCCTACGGAGCGGACCGCCGGATGGAGGTCGCGCTGATCGGCTGGTACGAGGATGTGCTGGACCGGATCGCCCAAAGCGACCTGCCGCAGGAGGACAAGCTCGACCTGCTTGCCGCTCCGATGGAGATCCGGGGATATGGCCCGGTCAAGGAAAAGGCCGCCGATCGCGTGCGCGACATGGTGGGAACCCGGCTGGCGGGTTGA